In Balaenoptera acutorostrata chromosome 8, mBalAcu1.1, whole genome shotgun sequence, the genomic stretch AGGCAGCtggtcttatttttccttttgcagaGTGAGGATGAGGCTCTGCAACGAGCCCTGGAACTGTCCCTGGCAGAGGCCAAACCCCAGGTCCCAAGGTACCTTCTCTCTGGTGAAAGAGGGTGGGATGTGGGCAAGGGCTCAGTTTGGAGGGAGGTAGGTGGGACCACTCTCATCCAATGCAGGATAACTGTTAGGAACTTGGGCTCAAAATTAAGCTTTTGAACTACAGTATATGACCTTTGACAAGTTCTTTAACCCATTAGAGTCTTAATgccctctataaaatggggacagtactAATGCCTTATAGAACCCTACCTATGAAAATTGAGATAATACTCAGAAGTGCTCAGCACAATGATGCCTAACAGATGAGATGCTCACATTTTAGATACTGTCATCCAGCTTAAGCTGTTCCTCCCTCCCAGTTCTCAGGAGGAAGAAGACTTAGCTTTAGCACAAGCACTATCAGCCAGCGAGGCAGAATACCGACAGCGGCAGGTATGAGGACGGGGTAGAGACAGGCCCTGCGCTGGGAGGAAGTAAGGAGTTtacggggggttggggggtgctcTTCCAAGTAGTAGAGTTTTGGAATGGTGGTTATCCTTGTGTTTTCAATGTGACTCCAGCCCATGCTGAGCTCTGCAGTGAGGACTGTCCCCCTCATTTCCTTGATGTCGAACCctgtcttcctctccttcccctccccttgctCCAGGCTCAGAGCCGCAGCTTGAAGCCGTCCAACTGCAACCTGTGCTAGGGCCTTGGGCTTGGGGAGGGAGGCTCAGCTGAGGAGGACTGTGGCCCTCACATCTCTAGGGTCCACAGGGAGAGGAGGCCCGGAGCAGCCTGGAGCGAAGATGAGGAGTGACGTGGAGGCCGCCTTCAGGGAGCATCAGGAGAAACAGCTTGTGGAGCTGAGCCTACAGATGGCTCTGCTGGCCTCTCCAGCTGCATGGGAGAGAACAGCTCTGAACTGTTCCCTGGCCAGACCCCACATGGCCCCCAGCATCTTGACATTCCCCGTATACTGGGGCTCCCCCCACGTgtagggggctgggagggggggcTAGAAAGAATAAAGAATCTTGGCAGTCAGTAAGACACCAAAGTGGTgtgtttctttctcctctccaacCAAAAACAGAAGAGTCCTGTCAAGAATGCTCACCTGATCTAAGGGTGGAGGCCCGCTGCAGTCCCCCACACCAGAAAGTCACAGTGATCCCAGCACAGTCCACACTTTTATTTCCCCCAAAAGTGCTTTTTTGAAAGGCCCCTTTCCTTCACTATAGCTAGCACCAAGACCAGGATGAAATATGGCAGGGAAGAGGGATACAGTGTTATTTCCCTCAGTTATCCTTTGGGAGGGAAGGATACTTTTGTCACCATGCCTTAGTCTGGGGCTTGGTGTCTTCAGAGACTTCTTGTCCCTGCTGCTGCAACTGCCACATGTCAGCATACACCCCGCCTCGGGACAACAGAGCCTCGTGCCTGGGGCAAGGAGAAAAACATAAGTCCCAGCCAACTATCAGTTTTACCCCAAGAGTCCTTGCCACTAGTCTATGAAATGACAGGGAACTGGTGAGGGAGATCCTTCCAGAAAGCCCTGGGATTCCACAACCTTTTCCTGGGGCCCTCAATTCAGAGGCCCTTCCCTATTCATCCTGCTGTGTTCCTTACCGTCCTCTCTCCACAATGCAGCCATCCTTGATGACGAGGATCTGGTCAGCACTAACCACAGTGGAGAGCCTGAGAGGTCAGAGATCAGTCACCTACCACACCACCAGTGTGGGCCCTGCTGCCTGCTGCCCGTCCCGTACCTGTGTGCCACCACGATGGTGGTGCGGTTGGCGCAGACTTTGGCCAGAGAAGCCTGGATGGCTCTCTCATTAGGTGTATCCAGCGCGGATGTTGCCTACAGAGAGGGACTGGGTAAAACTGCCCCTGCCACCCAAATCCCCAGTGGGAGGAGGATGCAAGCTGCTGGCCAAAGCCTCAGGAATCAAAAAGAACCTTGTTTTGCGCTTGAAAACTGCAAGGTGTTTCTGTGAAACATGGATTTGTGCTGGCTCTCCTAGATGGAGACGGTGCCCAGCAGGAATGGCTGGGGCACaggttggggaggaaggaggggagaaggcaCTCAGGGCCCTCACCTCGTCCAGCAGAACGATGTCTGGAGCCTTGAGAATGGTGCGAGCGATGGCGACACGCTGCTTCTCCCCACCGCTCAGCTTCAGTCCTCGCTCACCCACCTGCGTATCGTACCCTGTGGAAATTGCCCACCTCCCTCAAGTCACAGTAATAAACTTGTTTTCTGTGACCAGATGGGCAAGGAAGAGGTGGAACCGAGGTCAGAGGGAGTAACGGGACTGAACTGGGCAGGAGGGGGACTCTGCAGGGGAGGCTCACCTTCAGCGAAAGCCATAATGGTGTCATGGATGCCTGCAGCCTGAGCCGCAGCCTTCACCTCATCGTTCCCAGCTGTGATGCGGCCGTAGCGGATATTGTTGGCAATGGTGTCATTGAAGAGGACAGTGTCCTGGGGCACGACTCCAATGTGAGACCGGAGAGAGACCTGGGTCACCTGGGGCCAAAAGACCATATGCTCTGGTCTGTGAGACCCACCCAGGCCTGGAAGGTAAGATGGGATGGTGGGAAGCACATGGGATGAGAGGCCCTGCGTGAGCATCCTGCCTCCACCTCCCCAAACCCTAGCTGTgcgggcaaatcacttaacctgaGTGTGTTTTCCCATCgataaagagaaaatacactttctctccctgcttccctgggTTGCTGCAGATCTTTGTGCCTCATACAGCACCATACCACTCATTCTCATGACTACTTTCCTTATGTAGGTCGTCTACTGCTAGAAAGGCTGAGGTCTCCCGGCCCAACTCTCTGCAGGGGTGACAGCTCCTCCTCCACTCCCTGGATGCCCAGCACCTGCCATTCTTTCACACACAGGCCCCTAAATTACAGTCTTCTCCCAAGCATCCTTACCTGTGAAATGTTCTGCCCATCTATTCGGATGCAGCCAGAGCTGATGTCATAGAAGCGAAACAGCAGGCGCAAAATTGTGCTCTTCCCTGCTCCTGATGGGCCCACCTGTGGCAcgagaaacaaagggaaaacatTCTAAGGCCCATCGGCTTTTAAATCTTTCTCTCCAAGAGGCCACCAATGTCCATGGAGGCTGCTACATTCACTCCAGTAACCTGGCATGACAGGGCTAACTCCACAGCCTTGGTCCCAAGCTACCACGGGCACTAGAATAAGGGAAGCTCAAGGAGTCTGGGCCAACTGGCTGGGTCTCCTCTCACCAGGGCCAGTGTCTGTCCAGGCATCACGGTGAAGGACACATCCTGCAGGGTCTCCCGCCTGCAAAGAAGGACGGGCATGCTCAGCAGGCCTGCTGCACTGCCAGGGGCCCCCTCCAACACTAGAGCCACTACTGGGCCCTGCCCCTCTCTTGCTCAGGCTCTCTTCCCAGGTAGTGGTGGGCTGAGaagcagggaggaggggcaggaaggcaGTGTGTAAATGGACACCGGAAAAGGGGGCTGGGGGACAGTGAAAGGGGGAGGGGCTCACCCATCGGTGTAGCTGAAGTGCACATTCTCAAACTCAATCTGGCCCCTCTGAAAGTGAAgaggccctgctccaggaaggTCCTTCACCTGGGAGAGTGCCACCAATGTGTGCCATTACAGGCCTGGTATTCTCCAGACACGAAAAACACCACGCAGGCTCCCGCTCCCTACAAACCCGGCTCCTGTCTGCCCACTCACTTCTGTCTCCTCTTTTAGCAGGTCAAACATGTTCTCCATGTCAATGAAGTTGGTCTGGATCATCCTGCAAGAAGAGTGCTGGCTGGAGCTCCTCTGAGGAGCTGGAGAAATAACAGTGCACCCTGAACAGGTGAGGGCCAGGGTCAGGTTACCTGTAGTAGGTGCCAAACCAGTTGAGGGGCATGTACAGCTGGATGATGTAAGTGCCAAACAGCACAAAGTCCCCAACCTGTGGACATCAAGGGAAGAGGACAGAGTCACAGGAGGCCTGCGGGCTCTCACCCTGCCCACTGGCTATCACCCTACCTGCTTCCCACCCAGGAACCTGGTGGCCTAAACAAAGACCCCGGTCCCCTCATCCCCAGGCCCAGCACAATTCCCTCACCTGTAGCTTCTGCTCACTGACAAAATATGCACAAAGCAGGGAGCCAGAGAGGAGCCCAAGTCCGATCACCAGGTTCTGGGTCTGATTTAGTAAAACCAGTGAAGCACTTGACTTCCACTCCAAACCCTGGGGCCACGACATGAGAGGAAGGAATATTACATACATGCTGACAGTCACCAAATCCCAACCTGGCCCTGGGCACCTTCAACCTCACAGCCCAAATTTTACTCCTCTCTGTCCTGGCAATTCCACAAGGCCAGGCTGTTGCTCTCAGTCGGCCTCAAAGTAGCATCCTCACCTGATATTTGATGATGGCCTCGCGATAGCGTTCCACTTCATAACTCTCCGCATTGTAATACTTCACCTGATGAATTCAAACCACCGCTGTTCCACACGGCCACAGCTTTCAGCTCAattccccatccctcctccctaaTTGTAAACGGCACACCTCGCACCCCCCAGCTGCTTATCAGCCCCGATGGTCCCAGGCACACTCTTCCACATCTCCGAGCCTCACAACACTGCCACCGAGGCCTCTGTTACCGTCTCAAAGTTTAGCAAAGAGTCCACAGCCCGTGCCCGGGTAGCATTCTCCTGTGTGTTCATAGCACGTCGAAACTTCGTTCTCCACTCAGTGACCACAATGGTCAGGGCTAGAGAGtgacaggaggagggagagggagaagaagagagcaAGACATCACTCCCAGCAGCGGAGACCATGTGCATGTCTGCTGCCGGTCACATGCGCACTAACCCTGTGCTACAGCCCAGGGACCCAGATTCCAAAGGGGAGGGAGTCTTAAGCTCCCTGAGGGAAGGGGCTGTGTCCAAGACCTCATTGCAGGCTGCATAAAGCCTGTGTGAAAACGGTTGTGGTGAACAAATGAACGCAAGCTGCATCCTGTTACAAAAATGAGGTTCGTCCTTGACTCGCATCCAAAGCAGGCATCTAATGTGACCAGGATGCTcttccccagccctccctccacccagggTGAGCTGAGGTTCTGTCAGCAGAGGAGGCTCACCCGTCACATTGGGGAGCAGCAGGAGGCTATGCGGGTCCACTGATCTACAGCCTCCCAAAGCTGGGTCACCTGAGGCGGGGACAGGGCTCGTGCCCAAGGGAGTCCGTGGATAGTTCAGGGAGGTGGTTTCACCAAGCAGCACTCACCGAGGTAAAGACTCATGCACAGGAACACAATGAGGCCAAACCAGGCATTGAAGAACATGCTGAAGTAGATGATGCCAATGATGATGTCGGCCAGCGTGGGGATGATGTTGAACACCAGGTAGCTAGGAGGTAAAGTCAAGCAACGAAGAAAGGTCTAAGGGCTCGGAGCCAGCAACTCTCCCTAGGGGGTTTCAGCGTAATGTTTTGTTTTCAACAGCAACAGACTGGAATCAACCGAATTGCCCCTTAAGAGAGAGATGGCGAAATAAGCCATAGAATGCCCAAATTATAGAATGCTCTGGATCAATTATAATGAATGAGGAAGATCTTCATGTGTGGGTTAAAATACATCTCCCTAACAGATTGATAATAAGGCCATTCTGAGAATGACATCTACGTCATGACACCATTCATTTTAGGAAAAACCTCCACGATACCACATTAATTCTGTGAGtctgcatgtatatatgtaaaaaaacggaaaaaaaagcagaactcAACATACTGAATGGAGTGAGAACCTCTGGAGAAGTGAGCGGAATTCAAAAGAGATTTGCTCTCTGTCTTCCTTATTTGAATTATTACGAGAGCACGTGTACattaattttacaattaaaaaaaaaaaagaggacagaggAGCAGCTCCTCAAGCTGGGTCGGTTCTCCTGACAGCCCCGCCACCCCTGCTTCTCCAGACCCGCCCTCCCACACTTCCTTTCCATTGGCTTGGCACCTGAGCAGCCCCGTGACACTGGATGTGCCCCGGTCCACGATCCGCAGCACCTCCCCCGTGCGGCGCCCCAGGTGCCAGTGCAGCGAGAGCTCGTGCAGGTGGGAGAAGAGGCGCAGCTCCACCTGCCGCGAGGTGAACTGCTGCACCCGGATCCATAGGAACGTGCGCAGGTTGCTCACGAAGCCTGGGGGAAGCCAGGGGAGGCCTTGGTAGGGCTGAGAAGCCTAATGACGTCATCCCAGCAGCAAGATGTGAAAGGTCTGAGAGCACCaaggggcctgggggagggacgcctgtgggagaagggagaggggccaATACCAA encodes the following:
- the ABCB6 gene encoding ATP-binding cassette sub-family B member 6; translated protein: MVTVGNYCEAEGPAGPVWAKGGLSPCFFFTLVPSTLMGLGALALVPVLPCKRPERPGGADAVSWAAGPRVAPYVLQLLLATLQVALPLAGLVGRVGTAQGAPLPGYLLLASVLGTVASACGLGLLVVERSQARQKLAMGVWIKFTHSPGLLLLWTVAFAAENLALVSWNSPQWWWARANLSQQVQFSLWVLRYVVSGGLFVLGLWAPGLRPQSYTLRVNEEDQDVDRSQVQSTEEPPRSTWQDLGRKLRLLSGYLWPRGSPALQFVVLICLGLMGLDRGLNVLVPIFYRDIVNLLTQKAPWSSLVWTVIIYVFLKFLQGGGTGSTGFVSNLRTFLWIRVQQFTSRQVELRLFSHLHELSLHWHLGRRTGEVLRIVDRGTSSVTGLLSYLVFNIIPTLADIIIGIIYFSMFFNAWFGLIVFLCMSLYLALTIVVTEWRTKFRRAMNTQENATRARAVDSLLNFETVKYYNAESYEVERYREAIIKYQGLEWKSSASLVLLNQTQNLVIGLGLLSGSLLCAYFVSEQKLQVGDFVLFGTYIIQLYMPLNWFGTYYRMIQTNFIDMENMFDLLKEETEVKDLPGAGPLHFQRGQIEFENVHFSYTDGRETLQDVSFTVMPGQTLALVGPSGAGKSTILRLLFRFYDISSGCIRIDGQNISQVTQVSLRSHIGVVPQDTVLFNDTIANNIRYGRITAGNDEVKAAAQAAGIHDTIMAFAEGYDTQVGERGLKLSGGEKQRVAIARTILKAPDIVLLDEATSALDTPNERAIQASLAKVCANRTTIVVAHRLSTVVSADQILVIKDGCIVERGRHEALLSRGGVYADMWQLQQQGQEVSEDTKPQTKAW